In the genome of Nitrospira japonica, one region contains:
- a CDS encoding alpha/beta fold hydrolase has translation MPRQHISGGGGLRLAVHEFGQPDGRTILLIPGINLCSLAWLKQYQSALAEEFRLVCLDLRGHGMSEKPTASDQYGQPTLWADDIHGVLTTLSLRKPVLVGWSYGGYIINDYLEKYGEGGIGGINYVCAAVVMGRGTGSSMLGSDFINVVPGMCSDDLTANVEAVCKFVRIIFAQQPPQDVLEILIACSMVVPPTARLGMISRNIDRDTVMKGIRVPVLVTTGEKDAVITPAHTKHLLTCISHAEVSVFEGVGHSPQLEDSERFNQELTRFARQYAG, from the coding sequence ATGCCCAGACAACACATCTCTGGAGGCGGTGGGCTCCGGTTGGCCGTGCACGAATTCGGCCAGCCCGACGGCAGGACCATCCTCCTGATTCCTGGCATCAACCTCTGTTCGCTCGCCTGGCTCAAACAATACCAATCCGCTCTGGCTGAAGAGTTCCGCCTTGTATGCCTCGATCTTCGCGGTCATGGCATGTCGGAAAAGCCGACGGCATCCGACCAGTACGGCCAGCCAACCCTTTGGGCTGACGATATCCACGGCGTCCTCACCACGCTTTCATTGCGCAAGCCAGTGCTTGTGGGCTGGTCGTATGGCGGCTATATCATCAATGATTATCTCGAGAAGTATGGAGAGGGCGGGATCGGTGGGATCAATTACGTCTGTGCTGCTGTGGTCATGGGTCGAGGAACTGGAAGCAGCATGCTCGGTAGCGATTTCATCAACGTCGTCCCTGGTATGTGTTCCGACGATCTCACAGCCAACGTCGAAGCGGTATGCAAGTTCGTGCGGATCATTTTTGCACAACAACCTCCGCAGGATGTTCTAGAAATCTTGATTGCCTGCAGTATGGTGGTGCCGCCGACGGCACGTCTGGGGATGATCTCGCGCAACATCGATCGCGACACGGTCATGAAGGGAATCAGGGTCCCCGTCCTGGTTACGACAGGAGAGAAGGATGCCGTCATCACCCCCGCTCATACGAAACATCTCTTGACCTGTATCTCGCATGCCGAGGTATCGGTGTTTGAGGGAGTTGGACATAGCCCTCAGTTGGAAGATTCGGAGCGTTTCAATCAGGAGTTGACGAGGTTCGCTAGGCAGTATGCAGGCTAA
- a CDS encoding threonine ammonia-lyase: MVSLESIEAAASRIRSSIYESPLVHSKTLSRLTGNSIFLKLENLQMTGSFKERGALNRILTMTDAERRKGVIAASAGNHGQGVAYHATQNHIPVQIWMPRSTPLVKLTATRGYGADVVLQGNNYDDACAAALEQSRERKATFIHPFDDEAVIAGQGTIGLELLKQNPDLDVIVVPVGGGGLIGGLGCAVKERHAHVEIVGVQTARLPSMKAALEGQGTASLPAQSTLADGIAVRKAGTHTLPLVRKYVDTIVTVDEDEIAAAILVLLEREKTVAEGAGAISLAAILQSKTGHRGKNIAVLVSGGNLDVTLLARIIEQGMVRDGRRLRLRVRLPDYPGALEGLAAVIAKASANIVETSYNRAHYGVGLNEAAIDITMETRGGDHTSQLLATLKDVPYEFTVVE; this comes from the coding sequence ATGGTCAGCCTCGAATCAATCGAAGCCGCAGCGAGCCGCATCAGATCGTCCATCTATGAATCGCCGCTGGTCCATTCCAAGACGCTGTCGCGGCTCACCGGAAATTCCATTTTTCTGAAACTGGAAAATCTGCAGATGACCGGGTCCTTCAAGGAGCGCGGCGCCCTCAACCGCATCCTGACGATGACCGATGCCGAACGCCGGAAGGGAGTGATTGCGGCCTCGGCCGGAAACCATGGCCAGGGCGTGGCCTACCATGCCACGCAGAACCATATTCCGGTCCAAATCTGGATGCCGAGGTCCACCCCGCTCGTCAAACTCACGGCCACGCGAGGGTATGGGGCCGACGTCGTGTTGCAGGGAAACAATTATGACGACGCATGCGCGGCCGCGTTGGAACAGAGCCGCGAGCGAAAGGCGACGTTCATTCATCCCTTTGATGACGAGGCCGTGATCGCCGGACAAGGCACGATCGGTTTGGAACTCCTGAAGCAGAACCCCGATCTGGATGTGATCGTGGTGCCGGTCGGCGGCGGAGGCTTGATCGGAGGGCTCGGCTGTGCGGTCAAGGAGCGCCATGCTCACGTTGAGATCGTCGGAGTCCAAACAGCCCGCCTCCCTTCCATGAAAGCCGCTCTCGAAGGCCAAGGAACAGCGAGTCTTCCCGCACAATCCACCTTGGCCGATGGCATTGCCGTCCGCAAAGCGGGTACGCATACGCTGCCCCTCGTCAGGAAGTATGTCGATACCATTGTGACGGTGGACGAAGATGAGATCGCCGCGGCGATTCTGGTGTTGTTGGAGCGGGAAAAGACGGTGGCGGAAGGTGCCGGGGCCATTAGCCTTGCCGCCATCCTTCAATCCAAGACGGGTCATCGCGGGAAGAACATCGCCGTCCTGGTGTCCGGTGGCAACCTCGACGTGACGCTGCTGGCCAGAATCATCGAACAGGGTATGGTCAGGGATGGCAGAAGATTACGGCTGCGAGTGCGCCTTCCGGATTACCCCGGCGCATTGGAAGGGCTCGCCGCCGTGATCGCCAAGGCGAGTGCGAACATCGTGGAGACGTCGTATAACCGCGCGCACTATGGTGTCGGTTTGAACGAAGCGGCGATCGATATCACGATGGAAACTCGCGGGGGTGATCATACTTCGCAGCTGTTGGCGACCCTCAAGGACGTGCCGTATGAATTCACGGTCGTCGAATAG
- a CDS encoding Tex family protein, with amino-acid sequence MAASPVSSLSDAAAQHIVQVLAAELKILPHQVSSTVAMLDGGATVPFIARYRKEATGNLDDTTLRNLDERLIYLRELEARRAAILTSIEEQGKLTDALRAAVGAADTKQALEDVYLPYKPKRRTKADIAREAGLEPLADSLLADPTRNPLEEAAKYVRVTSGTDGADAGAVPDAKAALEGARDILMQRFAETAELLAKLRARLWEEGRLSSAVVPGKELAEEEKFRDYYASSEPIKNVPSHRALAMFRGWHLGVLKLELTLDETAEAMAIHPCTAMIATHVGIAERGRPADAWLMEVCRWTWKVKVHLQLTTELLLRVREAAETEAIHVFARNLHDLLLAAPAGPKVVLGIDPGIRTGCKVAVVDATGKLLETSTIYPHQPRNDWQGSLATLRQLVDRHQVHLIAIGNGTASRETDKLAAELMKLSTETTSEGRLAKIVVSEAGASVYSASALAAAEFPSLDVSLRGAVSIARRLQDPLAELVKIEPKSIGVGQYQHDVNQRALARSLDATVEDCVNAVGVDVNTASVPLLARVSGLNQTLAKNIVEYRDAHGAFRDRRALCNVPRLGEKTFEQAAGFLRINDGDNPLDRSAVHPEAYPVVERILTQLGKPMQELMGQRSLLQGLSAADFIDERFGLPTVRDILVELEKPGRDPRPIFKTAVFKDGVEALSDLQPGMILEGVVTNVAAFGAFVDVGVHQDGLVHVSALANRFVKDPHEVVKAGQVVKVKVLEIDSKRQRISLTMRLDEASAVPRSPRETSHQASKAVMSGSRSGSAAPSAQPMGALAQALARAKAKQAG; translated from the coding sequence TGCCACATCAAGTGTCATCCACCGTGGCCATGCTGGACGGAGGCGCGACCGTACCCTTCATCGCCCGATATCGGAAAGAAGCAACCGGCAACCTCGACGATACGACGCTGCGAAACCTGGACGAGCGGTTGATCTACCTGCGAGAACTCGAAGCGCGGCGTGCCGCAATCCTGACCTCCATCGAAGAGCAGGGAAAGCTCACGGATGCCTTGCGGGCCGCCGTCGGAGCGGCAGACACGAAGCAGGCGCTCGAAGATGTGTATCTGCCGTACAAGCCCAAACGGCGCACGAAGGCCGATATTGCACGCGAGGCGGGGCTCGAGCCTCTGGCCGATTCGCTGCTGGCCGACCCGACTCGGAATCCTCTTGAGGAAGCCGCTAAGTACGTCCGCGTGACGTCGGGAACCGATGGTGCCGACGCCGGCGCGGTTCCGGATGCGAAAGCGGCCCTCGAGGGCGCCCGCGACATCTTGATGCAACGCTTTGCGGAGACTGCCGAGCTGTTGGCGAAGCTGCGTGCGCGCCTGTGGGAGGAGGGGAGGCTGTCGTCGGCCGTCGTGCCGGGGAAAGAACTCGCCGAAGAGGAAAAGTTTCGCGATTACTATGCCTCGTCGGAGCCGATCAAGAACGTGCCGTCGCACCGCGCGCTGGCGATGTTCCGCGGATGGCACCTCGGCGTGCTGAAACTCGAATTGACCTTGGACGAAACGGCGGAGGCCATGGCAATCCATCCCTGCACGGCCATGATTGCCACGCACGTCGGGATCGCAGAGCGGGGCCGCCCCGCCGACGCCTGGCTCATGGAAGTGTGCCGCTGGACCTGGAAGGTCAAAGTACACCTGCAACTTACGACGGAACTGCTCCTTCGCGTGCGCGAAGCAGCTGAGACCGAAGCCATTCATGTATTCGCCCGCAATCTGCATGATCTCCTGTTGGCAGCGCCTGCTGGTCCAAAAGTGGTGCTCGGCATCGATCCCGGGATTCGCACCGGCTGCAAAGTGGCAGTGGTCGATGCGACGGGAAAACTGCTCGAGACCTCGACGATCTATCCGCATCAGCCCAGGAACGACTGGCAGGGATCATTGGCGACGTTGCGGCAATTGGTCGATCGGCATCAGGTCCACTTGATCGCAATCGGGAACGGCACGGCGAGCCGCGAAACGGATAAACTGGCGGCTGAACTGATGAAGCTCTCCACTGAGACGACGTCGGAAGGCCGTCTTGCCAAGATCGTCGTGAGCGAGGCCGGCGCTTCGGTCTATTCTGCATCCGCGCTGGCCGCGGCGGAATTTCCCAGCTTGGACGTCAGCCTTAGGGGCGCGGTCTCGATCGCGCGCCGGCTCCAAGATCCGCTGGCTGAGCTGGTCAAGATCGAACCGAAGTCGATCGGCGTCGGCCAGTACCAGCACGATGTCAATCAGCGCGCCCTCGCGCGGTCCCTCGATGCGACGGTGGAAGATTGCGTCAATGCCGTGGGCGTGGATGTGAACACGGCGTCGGTCCCGTTGCTCGCTCGGGTCTCCGGCTTGAACCAGACATTGGCCAAAAACATCGTCGAGTATCGGGATGCCCATGGAGCGTTCCGGGACCGGCGCGCACTGTGCAACGTGCCACGGCTCGGGGAGAAGACGTTCGAGCAGGCCGCCGGCTTTCTGCGCATCAACGATGGCGACAATCCGCTGGATCGGTCCGCCGTGCACCCGGAGGCCTATCCGGTCGTCGAGCGCATTCTGACCCAGCTTGGCAAACCGATGCAGGAGTTGATGGGGCAACGGTCACTCTTACAGGGCCTCTCGGCGGCGGACTTTATCGATGAGCGGTTCGGGCTCCCGACGGTCCGCGACATCCTGGTCGAATTAGAAAAGCCCGGCAGGGATCCGCGTCCAATCTTCAAGACGGCTGTCTTCAAAGATGGCGTGGAGGCGCTGTCCGACCTTCAGCCCGGCATGATCCTGGAGGGCGTCGTCACCAATGTGGCTGCCTTCGGTGCATTCGTCGATGTCGGCGTGCATCAGGACGGACTCGTGCATGTCTCGGCGTTGGCCAATCGGTTCGTGAAAGATCCGCACGAAGTCGTGAAGGCAGGCCAGGTCGTCAAGGTGAAAGTCTTGGAGATTGATTCAAAGCGGCAACGCATCTCATTGACGATGCGGCTGGACGAGGCGTCCGCTGTTCCACGTTCGCCACGTGAGACGAGTCATCAGGCGTCCAAGGCCGTGATGTCCGGCTCACGATCGGGCTCTGCGGCTCCTTCTGCTCAACCAATGGGCGCCTTGGCCCAAGCGCTGGCACGGGCCAAGGCAAAGCAGGCTGGATGA